Below is a genomic region from Jiangella gansuensis DSM 44835.
GCGCTGCAGCATCCGCCGCGCGGTGCGCAGCTGGACCCCGAGCCCGTCGGCGATGTCGCGGGTGGTGAGCGGGCGGTCGCCGCTGGCCGCGGTGATCTCGCGCAGGCGGTCGAGGGTGGCCACCGACAGTCCCACCCGGCTGGCGACGACGGCCCGGCTCTGCTCGGACACCGGAGCCTCGGCCGGCGCCACGGCCTCCAGCAGGATGTCGACGTCGTTGCGCGAGGACACCACCGCGGCGACGTCGCCGTGGTTGCGCGCGCGGGCCAGCGCGCGGCGGGCCAGCCGCTCGGCCTCGGCTCCGCTGTGCCCGAGACCGAAGCCGATGCGGACGACGTCGTGCCGGGGGCTCAGCCGGTGCAGCAGCGGCAGCGCGGTGAATCCGTGCGACGCGTCGTGCAGTGGCCCGCGGGTGGTGACGATGAGGGACATGGTGTCGGAATACCGGGACAGCGAACCGCCGAGCATGCCGACCTCGCGGGCTAGGTCGGCATGGTCGTTCGCCGTGGCCGGGCTGAGTTCGACCAGCCCCAGCGCCACCTGGGAGTCCTCCTGGATCTGGCTGGTGGCGGTCAGCAGCAGCTGGCGCAGCGCACCACGCACAGACTGCGGCGACGGCGCCAGCCGGAACGCCGGCAGCTCGCCGGCGAGCTCGTCGTGCACCGACGCCAGGCAGGTGACGGCGACGGCCCCGGGGTGGCGGGCGACATGACGGCGGTGGAACGCGACGAAGTCGGCCGCCGTGGCACCGGGCCGGTAGGGCATGGTGCGCACGCCGCCGGTCGGGACGCCCGCATCGGTCAGGGTGTCGTGGACCTGCGCGGTGTCGAGGGTGTCGACCGACAGCGCCGTCACGTCGGAGCCGTCGCGCAGCAGCCGCACCAGTGCCTGCAGCAGGGTCGAACCGCTGTAGTCGACGAACGTCGCCGGGCGGGTCAGCGCCTCGTGCGCGATGGTGTACGGGACGATGCCGGTGAACAGCCAGGCGTCGACGCCGGATGCATGAGTGGTGACCAGGCCGGGCGCCTGGGTCTCGTGGTCGTAGTCGAACCGGTGCACGCGTACGCCGGCCTGCTCCTCGCACACGGCCGCGACGCTGTCGACCAGGTCATGCGGGCCGACGACGCCGATCGAGGTGTCCATGCGACCACTTTAACCAGCCGTCCACCATTTCGGGCGGGGCCGATACGATGTACGTACCCGAAAAGGAGCTGACACCAACCGTGGACGTCCTCGCGATCGACGGCGGCAACCCGATCCGGCCCGCCGACAGGCCGCTGCCGTCGGCCACCGACCCCGCCGGGCGGACCTTCGGCCCGGAAGAGGAAGCCGCCGCTGTGCGGGTGCTGCGCAGCGGCATGCTCTCCGGCGTGTGGGGGAGCGAGGTGCCGGCCCTCACGACGCAGTTCGCCCAACTCGTGGGTTCGCCTCATGCCGTCGCGTGCAGCAGCGGCACCGCCGCCCTGCACCTGGCCGTCGCCGCCGTCGACCCCGACCCGGGTGACGAGATCATCCTCCCGCCCATCTCCGACATGGGCACCGTCGCCCCGGTGATCGCGCAGAACGCCGTCCCGGTGTTCGCCGACGTCGACCCCGCCACCGGCAACATCGACCCGTCGTCGGTGGCCGCGCTCATCGGGCCGCGCACCCGCGCCGTCATCGCCGTCCACCTGTTCGGCAAACCGGCCGCGGTGGAGCGGCTGCGGGCGATCACCGACCGCGCCGGCATCACCCTGATCGAGGACTGCGCCCAGGCGTACCTGGCCCCGGTGCGCCCGGGGGAGCCCGACGGACCGCTTGTCGGCACCGTCGGACAGCTGGGCTGCTTCAGCCTGCAGCAGTACAAGCACGTCACCACCGGCGACGGCGGCCTGGTCACCACCGCCGACCCGGAGCTGGCCGCCCGGATGCGCCGGTTCGCCGACAAGGGTTGGCCCCGCGAGACCGGCGAGCGCGCGTACCTCTCCTTCGCGCTGAACTACCGGATGACCGAGCTGGTCGCGGCGGTGGCTCGCGAGCAGCTGCGCAAGCTGCCCGGTGTGGTGGAGCGCCGGCGGGTCACCGCGGCCGAGGCGACGAAGCGGCTGGCCGGGCTGACCGGGCTCGGCCTGCCGGCTGACATCGGCGACCACGTCTACTGGTACTACCCACTGCTGGTCGAGGGCCTCGACGAGGCCGGGCTGGCCCGGTACGCCGCCGCGCTGAGCGCCGAGGGCGTCCCGGCCGTCGGCGGCTACCTCGCCCGCCCGCTGTACGCCGAGCCGGTGTTGCGTGAGGCGCGCACGTACGGCACCTCCGGCTACCCGCTGCGCGACCGGGCCGGCTACCCGGACGGGTTGTGCCCGGTGGCGGAGGACCTGGTCTACCGTCGCCTCGTGGTGGTGCCTTGGAACGAGAACTACACCGCGGCCGACGTCGACGACATCGCCGCGGCGATCGCGAAGGTCCACGCGGCGGTGGCGCCGTGAACGGTGAGCTCCTCGACTGCGACCTGCTCATCGGCCGCGACATCCGCACCGCCGTCCGGGTCACCGCCGGCGAGCTGGCCGCCACGCTGGCCGGCACCCGCATCTCCGGCGGTGTGGCCGGCTCGCTGCGGGCGTTGCTGTTCGACGCACCGAGCGGCAACGACGAGGCGGCCGCGGCCGCTGCGGACCACGGATGGTGGCCGGCCGCCGGCGTGGACCTGCGCGACCCGTTGACCGCGCTGGCCGAAGTGGAACGGGCGGCCGCCGCCGGGGTGCGGGCGATCCGGCTGGCACCGGCGCGCCAGGAGGTGCCGCCGACGGTGCCGGGCCTGCGCGCCGTCGTCGCGGCGGCGGTGGCGCACGGGCTACTGGTGCTCGCCGAGGGCGACCTCCGGCTGGTCGGGCCCGCGCTGCGCGGTCTCGGTGCGCGGGTCGTCTTCCTGGACGCCCACTTCTACCACCTGGGCGACTTCATCCTGCTGGCCCGCGAGGAGCCCGGCTTCCACGCCTCCACCCGGCTGCTCGGCAACCCGGACGGCTGGGAGCTCGTGGCCGGCTCGGTGGGTGCCGAACGGCTGGTGTTCGGCAGCCGGCCCGGCTGGTTCGAGGCCGGCGCCGTGCTGGCCCGGCTGGACACCGCGCGGCTGTCCCCGTCCGAACTGGACCTGGTGACGGGGCAGAACCTACGCCGGCTGCTGGAGGGGGCATCGTGATCGTCGACGTGCACGGCCACTGGGGCCCGTGGTTCTTCTCCAGCGATGTCGGTGACGCCGCCGAGAACCTGCGCGTCATGGACACCTATGGCATCGACGTGCAGCTCGTGTCGGCCGTCGAGGCGGTCGTCTACGACCCGTCGAGCGGCAACGAGGCCTTGATCCCGGTGCTGCGCGCACAGCCGCGGCTACGCGGGCTGTTCGTCGTCGACCCGCGTGATCTCGACCTCGCCGCGCGGCAGCTGGCCGAGCTGCTGCCGACGGGGTTGTTCGTCGGCGCGAAGATCCACACCCACTACGCCGGCACACCCGGTGGCGCACCGGGCATGGCCGCGGCGCTGGAGCTGCTGGCCACACACGACCTGCCCGCGCTGGTGCACACGTGGGGCGAGGAGGTCGTCGGCCTGGCCGACGTCGTGGCCGCGGTGGAGGGCGCCCGGGTAGTGGCAGCACATCTCGGCGGGCCGGCCTGGCCGCTGGTCCCCGAGGCGGCCGAGCGGACCGACCGATTGTGGTTCGAGCCGTGCTGGTCCACCCCCGCCGCCGGCCGGGTGCGCTGGGTGCTGGACCGCATCGGCGCGCACCGGCTGATGTTCGGCAGCGACGCCACCCTGATCGACCCGTCGGTCACGCTCGCCGCGGTACAGGCGGCGGAACTCACCCCCGCCGAGGAGGAGCTCGTCATGTGGCGCAACGCCGTGGACGTCTTCCGCCTGCCGCCCCCGAAATGATCACGTCCACCATGGGTGTTCCCGCCGCACCAGGAATGCTTGCCTGCTGAAGCGGGAACTCGCCTGAGGGTGTCGGGGCCGCCGCGCCACACGCACCCTGGCAGACTGGACGACGACCAACCAGGAGGCCGCCGTGCGCACCGTCGAACCCGAAGTCCACCTCATCGCCCGTCCCGATTTCGACTACGACGAGGTCGCCCGCTACCTCGCCGACGTGGGCGGCGAGAACTGGCTGGAACGGGTCGACCGCGGCGAGCTCGACGACGCGCAGAACCTAGCCGAGTTCGCCGGGCGCATCTGCTACCGGTCGTGGGAGCCGGGGCTGAACCCGAACGTCAGCCGCATCCGCAGCGACCAGACGCAGTACCTGCAGAACATCCTGTCCAGCGCCCACGGCTCCGTCCTCGAGCACGTCAACTTCTCGTTCGTGCTCCACAACGTCAGCCGCGTCGCCACCCACGAGCTCGTCCGGCACCGCGCCGGCGTCGCCGTCTCGCAGGAGTCGCTGCGCTTCGTCCGTCTCGACGACCTCCCGTTCTGGTTCCCCGAGTGGGCCCGCGAGGACGACGAGCTGATGAAGCGCGCCACCGCGCTGCTGGATCAGATGGAGCAGTTCCAGCTCTGGATGGCCGAGCACTTCGGGCTGGACGAGGAGGGCGTGAAGTTCAGCGAGAAGAAGGCGAAGACCTCCTTCATGCGCCGCTTCGCCCCGGAAGGCGTGGCCACCGGTTTGGTGTGGACGGCGAACGTGCGCACGCTGCGGCACGTCATCGAGAACCGCACCGCACCGGGCGCGGAGGAGGAGATCCGCCTGCTGCTCGGCAAGGTCGGCGACATCATGGTCAAGGAAGCGCCGGCGCTGTTCGGCGACTACACCGTCGAGGAGGGCGTGTGGACGCCCGGCTGGCGGAAGGTCTAAGGCCGTCCGGCGCCGTCTGACGCGGTCGGACGCCCCCGCCTCGCCCGGGCGTGTTCCCGCGGCAACAGGCAAGCATTCCTGGTACGGCGGGAACACCCATGGTGGACGTGATCATTCGGGGGCCAGGACGCGGGCCGGCTTCCAGCCGAGAACGTGCTGGGTGTCGTCGGGGACGACGGAGGTGCCGGCGACGTCCGCGGTGGCGGTGAAGGCGCGGTACGGCCCGGTGTAGGCCAGCGCGCAATCGATCGCGCCGGCCAGGTCGCTGGTGGCCAGGGTCGCGATGGGGGTGCGGCCGTCGCGCATGGTCATGGGCCGCGGAGGCGTCCCTTCGGGCGCGCGCCACAGTGGCCAGTCGGCGTCCGGGGTGGGGTAGATCAGCCGCAGCGAACAGGCGGTGATGCCCAACTCGGGGGCCAGCGCGCGCACCACCTGCTCGCCCAGCCGCTTGGTCAGCCCGTACGGCTGCACGGCGTCCGGGGTGGCGGCCAGCGGATCGATGACGTCGGTGCCGTAGCGCCGGAACACCGACATGGTGCTGATGTGCACGAACGCGCGGACGCCCGCGGCCGCCGCCAGCGACATCGCCAGGTGCAAGGATGCGACGTTGACCTCGTAGGCGGCGTGAACGGTGGCCGGGTCGTACTGCTCGGCGCGCGGCACGACCGCGGCCATGTGCACGACGCCGTCGACGCCGTCCACCCCACGGGCGACGTCGTCGGCGGAACGGGCATCGCCCTCGAGCCATTCGACGCCGTCCGCGGAGACCGGCCGCCGGTCGAGGACCCGCACCCTGTGGCTGCCGGCCAGGTGCGGGACGGTGTGGCTGCCCACCATGCCGGAGCCGCCGATCACCAGTACGTTCATGCCAGTTCCCTTCCGCGGATCATCGCGCCCGGATGCGCGCGATCACAGCGTCGCACACTGGCCGGTGCGCGAGCCGCGGACCTCGTTCGCGACACCGTCGTCGGTGGGCGGTTCGGCATTGCCGGAGCACGACAGCGACCCGGTGATGGTCGTTCCGGACACGACCGGCGCCGGCGCCGGGCTGTCGTCGATGGTCACCGAACCCCTGATGGTCGTGCCGACGATCTCCACCGGCGAGGCGCCCCGCACGGTGATCGACCCGGTGACGGAGCCGCCGCTGACCCGCAGTCCGGCGCCGGCGCCGACGGTCACCGACCCGAGCACCCGCGCGTCGGTGAGGCACAGGGTGCCGGAGCCGGCCACCAGGGCGCCGCGATGGGTGCCGGTGACGGTCGTCGTGCAGCGCGGGGTGTAGCGCAACAGCTCGTGTCCGGAGGAGAGGTAGACGTCGCCGCTCGAGTGCGCCGCCAGGTGGGACACCGTGCCGGTGTGCAGGATGGTGCTGGCCAGCGTGGCCGGGTCGATCCCGACCAGGCGGCGGTTCCCGGGGGTGGCGTAGAGGTGCCCGTCGACGGGGTTGAACACGAGATCGCCGGAGCTGCTGGTGGACGAGCCCAGGCTCACGCGTTCCACGACCTGTGCCGTCGCGACGTCGATGGCGAACAGCTGATCGCCGGAGATGCCCCACAGGCGGCCGTCCGCGTCGAACGTGAGCGCGCCGATGCTGGGCTTGCCGGGCGCGGCCGGAAGCTCCCACAGCAGTTCCCGGTCGGCCACCGACCAGGCGAAGACGGTCGCCTCCGGCTGGGTCGGCGGGGTGGCGCTCTGGCCGCCGTAGATGCTGGTGGAGCCGTAGACGACGCCGTCGCGGTAGGTGAGCGCGACGATGCTCTCGTCCGTCACGAGGTTCCGTTCGGCGTGCACCAGCTCGCCGGTGCCGGCGTCGTACAGCGCGAACACCCCACCCAGCTCACCCAGGTCCGGCATGGTGCCCACGGCCAGGTGGTTGCCGGCCGATGCCAGCGCGCGGGGACGGATCTGCCGGTCGGCCGCGAAGTCGAAGAGTCGCCGCGGATTGTCGGCGACGCCGGGATCGGGCGACGGCGAGTACTCCGGGCTGTGCCACGGCAGGGCGGGGTCGTAGGCGTAGACGCGCGCCTCCGGGTAGGCGCCGATGTACAGCCTGCCGGCGTGCTGGGTCATCGCCTCGCTCTGCGAGAAGGTGTGGAACTCCTCGCGCTCGCCGGTGTCCGGGTCGATCGCGGCGAAGCCGCCGTTGAGGAATCCGCCGGCGTAAATCCGCCCGTCGGGACCCTCGGACAGCGCGGTGATGTCGATGGGTTCGCCCTCGATCGTGGTCTGGACGAACGAGTGGGCGCCGGTGGCGGGGTTGTACCGGAACATCAGGCCGCGCCAGAGCAGCCCGACGATGCTGCGCCCGGGATAGTCCGGCAGGCCGAGCTCGGCCCAGCCGATGCCCCGGGTGTTCGCGACCCGGCCCGTGACGGGCATGCCGGTGGCGGCGACGCTGCCGTCGCGCGGGTCGTAGCGCACCAGCTCGCCGCCGGCGATCAGGTGGACGCGGCCTTCGTCGTCGGCCGGGGAGGGCTCCAGACCGTGAGCGGCATCGATCCGGTCGACCCAGGTGCCGGCGGTGATGTCCCAGACGAACAGGGGGCTCGGCGACGCGCTGCCGAAGCGGACGTACAGGTGGTCGCCCACGACGTCGACGTCGTACGCCCAGGCCGTGCTGAGGTCGATGCCGTCCGGCGGCGGCAGCGCGACGGTGGCGCCGGTCGCCCGGTCGACCTGGAAGACGGCACCGGGGTTCTCGGTGCCGGCGAAGACCGAGTCACCGTGCACGGCGACACTGCGCACATAGCTGTGGGTGTCAGACAGCCGCCCGTAGTCGCGGAAGGCGCCGGTGGCCGGGTCGAAACCGAAGAGCTTGCCGCCCGGTGACGTGCCGCCGTATACCCGGCCGTCGGGAGCCACCGAGACGTCCCAGACGAAGGTCTCGCCGGCGACGGGGTTGCCCAGCGCCTCCACCCCGTTCGCCGCGGTCCATCGATACAGGCCGGCGTCGCCGTACGTGCCGACGTAGACCTCGCCGTCCGGGCCTGCGTCGACGGCCCACGAGCCGCCGGCGCCGGGGAGGTCGAACCGGCCGATCGCCGTGCCGGTGGCCGGATCGACGGCGTTGAGGTGCGCGGGCACGCCGGATGACGCGCTCCAGAGGGCCGCCGGTTCGCCGCCGGGTCCGGGTGCGACGGTGCCGCCGATGAGCAGGACGTCCTGCAGCGGCGTGCCGAGCGAGGTGACGTCTCCGGAGAGGGTGCCGTCCGCGGCAGACGCGGGCCCAGCGGATTCGGCGGGCTCGGCGGCCGGTGCGGCGGCGGCACCCGCGGTCGCGACGACCGCGAGGACGGCGACGGCCGAACCGGACAGGAGTGTTCTCATGCCGTGACCTCCGGTGGGGGACGGGGCGGTGCTCCGGAGGGTAGCGATCCTCACGATATCGGGCAAGGCCGTAATCACGAATCAGCTCAGGACACGTCGGGGTCTTGCCGACATCTGGGCCCGCCTGCCAGGATGACGCATGAAACGGGCGGGACCGAAACTCTGTCGTTGACGATCCTGATGCATGAGGAGGCCGGATGAACCGGAACCGAACGCCACTCGCCGTGGCGCTGGCGGTGGTCGCGTCGTTCCTGACGATAGTGCCGCCTGCGGCGGCCCAGACACCGGCCCAGGCGCCGGTGCGGGGCGCGGAGGAGTCGCTGGGGTATCCCATCGCCAGCCGGGTGCTGTCGCAGGACCAGTCGCAGGGCGTCGACGCCGAGGGCAGGCCGCAGGCGTACTGGGTGACGGCCGGCAACAACGAGATGCCGGGGATGTTCCAGGTCACTGACATCCGCAGCGGCGAGGTGGTCTTCGGCGAGCGGCTCCCGTCGGGCGCCAACAGCTGGGCCAGCACCTTCAACACCGTCGACGGCACCGTCTACTTCGGCATGACCGAGGGGGACATGTACTCCTGGACGCCCGGTGACGACGCCGTCACCGCGCTCGGAGTCCCATACGCCGGCGAAGGCATCTGGCGACTGGCCGCCGCACCGGACGGCATCGTCTACGGCGGCACCTACCCCGGCGGCGAACTGTTCTCCTACGATCCCGCCACCGGCGAGTTCACGAACCACGGCCAGGCCGTGCCGGGGGAGACGTACGCCCGATCGCTGGCGGTGGACGAGGACAGCGTCTGGGTGGGCACTCAGCCGCGGGCCCGGCTGACCCGCTTCGACCGCGCCACCGGCGAGTTCCACCAGGTGGCGCTGCCGGCCCAGTACGAGACCCACGAGGTCGTCTACGACATGACGCTGGCCCGCGACTACCTGCTGCTGCGGGTCCAGCCGTCCAACGACCTGCTGGTCTACGACACCGTGACCGGCGAGTTCGTGAACATCGTGCCGGGCATCTCCGGCCGCGCCATCTCACCACCGGATCCGGCCGGCAAGTACGTCTATTTCCGCATCGCCTCGCAGGGTGTCGTCGCCTACGACCTGGACACCCACACCTACGCGCGGGTCGGTTGGGGTCCGAACGCCTTCCCCGGCACCTGGGCGTGGATCGACATGGACGACCCGGACTTCCCGGGCCTGTCGCTGTCCATGACGTACTACTACGGGCGCATCTACGTCTGGAACCCCGAGACGAAGAAGTCCGCCTACATCGGCGAGGCCGACCTCGAAGGCGCGCCGAACCCCATCACCGCGCTCGGCAGCGGCCCGGACGGTGCCGTCTACGTCGGTGCCTTCCTGTCCCCGCCGGGGATGGCCCGGTTCGATCCCACCAACGAGACCACCACGCTGCTGGCCGGTGCCGGCCAGATCGAGGGCTTCGGAAGCTACGGCGACCACTTGGTCTATGGCCGGTACCCGAACGCCGGACTGCTGGACTTCGACACCACCCGGCCGTGGAGCATGGGCACCAACCCCGGCCCGGCGGCCGTCATCGACGACGAGCAGGACCGCCCGCAGGCGTTCGTCCAGGTCGGCGACAGGATGGCGGTCGGTAGTGTGCCGAAGTCGGGTCGGCTGGGCGGAGCGCTCAGCCTGTGGGACCCGGCCACCGGTGAGGTCGTGACGCATCGCGATGTGGTGCCGGACCAGAGCGTCGTGTCACTGGCCGAGCGGGACGGGCTGCTGTACGGCGGCACCTCGGTGAACGGCGGCTACGGCATCGACCCGGTCGCCACCGAGGCCGAGCTGTTCGTGGCCGACCCGGACACCGGCGACGTGCTGGAGCGGCTGGTGCCGGTGCCCGGCGGGAAGGCCGTCAACGGCCTGACCTTCGACGCCGACGGCCTGCTGTGGGGCGTCTCGGACGGCACCCTGTTCACCTACGACCCGGCGACGAGCACCGTCACCCGCGCCGAGCAACTCTTCCCGCGCCGCACCAACATGTACGGGCACGACCGCCACCTGCTCTTCCACGAGGACGGCCACCTCTACGTGACCAGTTCCGGCAGCCTCTGGCGGGTTGACCCGCGGACCTGGGCGGTCACCGAGCTGGCGTCGTCGGGCGTCGGGTCGCTGGCCCAGGACGGCGACGGCGACCTGTACTACGCGCGCGGCGCGGCACTGTACCGGTGGAACTTCGCCCTGCGGCCGGAACCGGTGTGCGATGTGACGGTGACGGGTCCGCATGCCGGCCCGCTGACCGTCGAGGCCGGCACGACCTGCCTGGACGGCGCCACGGTGTCCGGTCCGGTGCAGGTGAGCCCAGGTGCGGTGCTGGTGGCGTCGGACTCCGCCGTGACCGGCCCGCTGCGCTCGGTCGGCGCCGGCGGGGTGAGTCTCGACGGCGTGACCGTGACCGGCCCGCTGTCGGTGACCGGCAGCGTCGGCGAGGTGTCGATCACTGACTCCACGATCGACGGCCCGGTCGGACTGCGCGACAACACCGGCGGCACCCGCTTCGCCGGCAACACCGTCACCGGACCGCTGGCGTGCCACGGCAACGACCCGGCCCCTGTCATCGAGCAGCCCAACGACGTCGACGGCCCGGTCATGGGGCAGTGCCGGATGTCCTGACGAACCACGACCGCCGTCTGGATACGCTGCATCGGTGGCGAACTCTCGAGACGTGACGGAGCTGACCGGGCGGCTGCGGTGGTCGCTGGTGGCCGCAGCCGCCACCCCGATGCGGCCCGACGGGCGCACCGATCCGGACGTCTGCGAGGCATATTTCCGGCACCTCGTCGGCTCCGGCGCGAGCGCGCTCGCGATCGGAGCGCACACCGGCCGCGGCGCCCGGTTGGACGTCTCCACCAAAGCGGAGCTCGTCCGCCGGGCGGCCGCGATCGGGGTGCCGGTGGTGGCGGGCGTCGGCGGCAGTGTCGACGGCCCCGACGCCGACCTGGAGTGGGCCGGCGCCGCCGCGGCCGCTGGCGCCGACACGCTGCTCGTATCCCCGCCCATCGACCTCGACGCCGACGCCGTCGTCGCGCACTACGACCAGCTGTGGGAGGCCAGCGACCTGCCACTGATCGCGTTCGACCTGTATTCGCAGCCCTTCACCCCGGCGCTGCTGGACCGGCTGCTGGACCACCCCGGCGTGGCGGCGTTCAAGCCCGCCCGGCTGTTCGACGCCGTCGCCTGCCAAGAGGGCATCGCCGCCGCCCGCGCCCGCGGCCGGCTGGTGCTCACCGGCGAGGACCGCATGTTCGGCCCGTCGCTCATGTGGGGTGCCGAGGGGGCCTTGGTGGGGCTCGCGGCTGCCGCGGCGCAGGTGTCCGCGGCGGCGGTCGAGACGTTCGCATCGGCCGTGCACACGTCGGCCCGGGATGCCGCCGCGCGCTTCCTGGAGGTGTCGGCCGTCGTGGACGAGCTGGCCCGGGTGACCTTCCGGCCACCGTACGACGGATACGTGCAGCGGATGCTGTGGCTGGCGGTCGACGAAGGTGCGGTGCCCGAGGAGTTCGCCATCGACCCCTACCGTCCCGCTGAACTCGAGGACGCCGAGCGGGACGAGGTCGTCCGCGTCGTGCGGCAGTGCCGCGACCAGGTGCGCCGGTGACCGTGTTGTCACGGTGAACGCGTAGGGTCGCTCGCATGGAGCAGGAGGGTCTCTTCGGCGGCGCGGCGCCGGTAGTGCCGGCCGGCTCGTTGTCCGGTGCGGACGACGACGTCGCGGGCAAGCCGCTGGCGGTACGGATGCGTCCGCGCACCCTCGACGAGATCGTCGGGCAGCAGCAGTTGCTCGGCGCCGGCACTCCGCTGCGCCGGCTGGTCGAGCAGGACCAGCCGATGTCGCTGGTGCTGTGGGGGCCGCCGGGCACCGGCAAGACCACGCTGGCCTATGTGGTCAGCCGGGCCACCAAGCGGCGGTTCGTGGAACTGTCGGCGGTCACCGCCGGGGTGAAGGACGTGCGTTCGGTCATCGACGGCGCCCGCCGCGAGCTGGTGCGTTCCGGCACCGGGACGGTGCTGTTCGTCGACGAGGTGCACCGCTTCTCCAAGACGCAGCAGGACGCCCTGCTGCCGGGGGTCGAGAACCGCTGGGTGTCGCTGGTGGCGGCCACCACCGAGAACCCGCACTTCGCGCTGATCAACCCGTTGCTGTCGCGGTCGCTGCTGCTGACGCTCGAACCGTTGGACGACGACGCCATCCGCGAGGTGATGCGCCGCGCGCTCACCGAGGAACGCGGACTGGGCGGTGCGGTCACCATCGACGACGACGCCCACGACCACCTGCTGCGGCTGGCCGGTGGCGATGCCCGCCGGGCGCTGACGTACCTGGAAGCCGCGGCCGGTGGCGCCGAGGACGGCACCATCACGCTGGAGGTGGCCGAGCGGGCGGTCGACCGGGCCGCGGTCCGCTACGACCGCGACGGTGACCAGCACTACGACGTCACCAGCGCGATGATCAAATCCATCCGGGGCAGCGACGTCGATGCCGGGCTGCACTACCTGGCCCGGATGGCCGAGGCGGGGGAGGACCCGCGGTTCCTGGCGCGCCGGCTGGTCATCCTGGCCAGCGAGGACATCGGCATGGCCGACCCGACGGCGCTGCAGACCGCCGTGGCGGGCGCGCAGGCGGTGCAGCTGATCGGCTGGCCGGAGGCGCAGATCACGCTGGCGCAGGTGGTGATCGCGCTGGCCCTGGCCCCGAAGTCGAACAGCGTGGTGCGGGCCATCGGCGCGGCCGTCGCCGATGTGCGGGCGGGGCTGTCCGGCGCGGTGCCGCCACACCTGCGCGACGCGCACTACTCGGGGTCGAAGAAGCTCGGTCACGGCACCACGTACGCCTACGCCCACGACGACCCGCGTGGCGTGGTCCGCCAGCAGTACGCACCCGACTCCGTCCAGGACAAGCAGTACTACGAGCCGGGCACCCGCGGCGCGGAACGTGACTACGCCGAGCGCTACACGCGGCTGCGGCAGATCGTCCGCGGGGAGTGAGCGCGCCTCACCCGTCGAGCCGGGCGGTGATGGCATCGAGCAGCACGATCGGCGCGAGCAAGGCGTTGTCGGCCACGGGTGAGACCCCGTCCTCGACCGCCCGCAGGAACCGGTCGAGCACCGGGGCGTTGTAGTCCGGGCCG
It encodes:
- a CDS encoding replication-associated recombination protein A, with translation MEQEGLFGGAAPVVPAGSLSGADDDVAGKPLAVRMRPRTLDEIVGQQQLLGAGTPLRRLVEQDQPMSLVLWGPPGTGKTTLAYVVSRATKRRFVELSAVTAGVKDVRSVIDGARRELVRSGTGTVLFVDEVHRFSKTQQDALLPGVENRWVSLVAATTENPHFALINPLLSRSLLLTLEPLDDDAIREVMRRALTEERGLGGAVTIDDDAHDHLLRLAGGDARRALTYLEAAAGGAEDGTITLEVAERAVDRAAVRYDRDGDQHYDVTSAMIKSIRGSDVDAGLHYLARMAEAGEDPRFLARRLVILASEDIGMADPTALQTAVAGAQAVQLIGWPEAQITLAQVVIALALAPKSNSVVRAIGAAVADVRAGLSGAVPPHLRDAHYSGSKKLGHGTTYAYAHDDPRGVVRQQYAPDSVQDKQYYEPGTRGAERDYAERYTRLRQIVRGE
- a CDS encoding dihydrodipicolinate synthase family protein; the protein is MANSRDVTELTGRLRWSLVAAAATPMRPDGRTDPDVCEAYFRHLVGSGASALAIGAHTGRGARLDVSTKAELVRRAAAIGVPVVAGVGGSVDGPDADLEWAGAAAAAGADTLLVSPPIDLDADAVVAHYDQLWEASDLPLIAFDLYSQPFTPALLDRLLDHPGVAAFKPARLFDAVACQEGIAAARARGRLVLTGEDRMFGPSLMWGAEGALVGLAAAAAQVSAAAVETFASAVHTSARDAAARFLEVSAVVDELARVTFRPPYDGYVQRMLWLAVDEGAVPEEFAIDPYRPAELEDAERDEVVRVVRQCRDQVRR